gcCCACGGGGCACTCACCTCTTTCTTGTCTTTGGACTTGTCAATCTCCTTCTTGAGCAGCTCCACTCGCTTGAAGGACTCCTTGCTGTCCGTGCTGTAGACCAGCACGTACCCGTCCGTGCAGGAGAAGCAGTGCTTGGGCAGCTCCAGCCCGTCCCGCAGGCCCCGCGTGTCGTAGAAGCGGACCTGCTCCCGCACCCCGCGGTCCGTCTCAATGGAGCCCACGTAAATGTCCTCCTGGGTCTCGATCATCTCGGAGCCTGCCGGGGAAGCGGCCGGGGGCCATGGGGAGCACACCGACACctcccggtgcc
The DNA window shown above is from Lathamus discolor isolate bLatDis1 chromosome 20, bLatDis1.hap1, whole genome shotgun sequence and carries:
- the NKIRAS2 gene encoding NF-kappa-B inhibitor-interacting Ras-like protein 2 isoform X2: MGKSCKVVVCGQASVGKTSILEQLLYGNHVVGSEMIETQEDIYVGSIETDRGVREQVRFYDTRGLRDGLELPKHCFSCTDGYVLVYSTDSKESFKRVELLKKEIDKSKDKKEGFFHPFRTGHHRGAGQQV